The DNA window CTAGAATGGAACAGAGAAGATGCATATGGCTCTTCAGGGACATTCAGTGTTCCATGGCAAAGGGTTATAGGATAAAAGAATGCTTTGTGCATGTCATGGCCTTCCCTATGAAATTTGGAGGGACATCTGTGAAATCCACAATTCTCCAAACCTGGGTCAAAAATGTTGTGAATGTGTTTCAAGGAAAGAGTGCAAGTGCTAATTGCTTTGCAAGggattgaaatggaaaaaaaggcttaggagtaaacaaggaaaaaaatgcgggtttttttccttgccatgACTTACATTCATTTTCAGTCCTTCTGTGTTCTTCATTTGCAAAGTCCATTTGTTTCTGTCTCTTCACAGATCGGGAGAACCAGTCCATCCTGATCACGTACGTACACCCCCTGCGCGGTCCCTGCAGGGCTACCTGGTGCCAGGGCACCTCCTGCCTGACCATGCACCCTCTGCTTCTCTCTTGGCTTTGGCAGCGGAGAATCCGGGGCCGGGAAGACTGTGAACACAAAGCGTGTCATCCAGTACTTTGCAACAATTGCAGCCAGTGGAGACAAGAagaaagaggagcagcagccatcAGGCAAAATGCAGGTGAGGTCCCAGGATTAAACACCAGCAGCTATGCAATTTCTTGGTGAGCTAGATCCTGACAAGAAGACTTCTGTTTCAGGGGACACTTGAGGATCAAATCATCAGTGCCAACCCACTGCTGGAGGCCTTTGGAAATGCCAAGACCGTGAGGAACGACAACTCCTCACGCTTTGTAAGTTGTTACTTGTGACAACTGTCAACACCAGTTTGAATATTATTGATATCCAGATTGGTAAAATAAGTCTCAATTGACTTTCCTGCTACTTTCAGGGTAAATTCATCAGAATCCATTTCGGTGCCACAGGCAAACTGGCTTCTGCTGACATTGAAACATGTAAGACACCCTCTGGCTTAATCCCCTTCCTTCCAGCCTTCCCCACTTCTTGTTCTTGACTGTGTCCTACCATCCTTGCCAGATCTGCTGGAGAAGTCCAGAGTCACTTTCCAGCTCAAGGCGGAAAGGAGCTACCACATCTTTTATCAGATCATGTCTAACAAGAAGCCAGAACTAATTGGTAGGAAAGATCACTGACTACTCCAGGCAAAGGTTATGGAACAAAACTAAATTCCTTTTCGTGCCAATTGCATGTGACCTGACTAGGTTTTGTCCTTCTTTTCAGAGATGTTACTGATCACCACCAACCCCTATGACTATCAGTATGTGAGTCAAGGTGAGATCACAGTTCCCAGCATTAACGACCAGGAAGAGCTGATGGCCACCGATGTAAGTAGCAGAAGTTTTCTTAGGTGAAGTTTCATTTCTCTGACCTTTAACAGCTGGGGTACACACTCACCTTAACAACTGTTTTGTTAGAGTGCCATTGACATCCTGGGCTTCACTGCTGATGAGAAAACAGCCATCTACAAGCTGACAGGGGCTGTCATGCACTATGGGAACCTGAAGTTCAAGCAGAAACAAcgagaggagcaggcagagcctgatGGCACAGAAGGTACCAGCACaacccatcccagagcacagaagATACTGAACATTCAGATAGTTAAAGGCAGCGTGTCAGGGTCAGAATGATTGACTCAGCCTGTGCATTTTCCCAGTGCCAGTATTGTAGAATGATAGTGAGTCCTAGCCAGAGGACTTCTCTGGAGGAGCAGAACTCGAGTTattttgaataataaaaattgtaaagTCCAATGTCTTCCGAAGAGTTCTGCCATTAACATGTACACCTTTTTTATCTTTACtaatagtttgatttttttggaattgccctttaatatattttttaaaggaacagtAGTGTCTACTGGTACCTTAATAACTGATTGTTTTGATGTTTAGTTGCTGACAAGGCTGCCTACCTGATGGGTCTGAACTCAGCAGACCTGCTCAAGGCCCTCTGCTACCCCCGAGTCAAGGTGGGGAATGAATACGTGACCAAGGGTCAAACTGTGCAGCAGGTAACAAAACCCCCTGTACTGTGGATAGGTTCCCTGGACTTTCTAATTTATCCTGCATTATAAATACACACCTTCTGTTTTATATTTCAGGTATACAATTCAGTGGGTGCCCTAGCAAAGGCTGTTTTTGAGAAGATGTTCCTGTGGATGGTTGTTCGCATCAACCAACAACTGGACACGAAGCAGCCCAGGCAGTACTTCATTGGTGTCCTGGACATTGCTGGCTTTGAGATCTTTGATGTAAGGAACAGGGGTTTATCAGCATGCTTGTAAACTTGTTAAAGTCTTATTGTTATGtgacaaatatttcagaaagaatgCTGCTGGTTTGTTGGGGTGTtcacttctttttgtttgtttcggTTTTgtttttcggattttttttttttttttcattataaatgGTTTGATCCTTTGTAGTGTATCTAGAACATTCTGATTCCTTTAGGGTTTTAATTTCaattaggtttttgttttgcacaTATGCCAATGAAATCTCTAATGCAGATTTTTGCTGAAGACTTGGCACATGATTTTAAATCAACATTTGTGTACGTTGGTATAGTGTTGTGCAGTGGACTCTCCTGTATCTGAATTAGTGCAGTCTAGTAGATTTCAAAGCTGACAAAGTGTGAGTTATTAAAATTATCTAAGCTTCTAGAGTCAAAAATATATGGATAAAGTTCAGTTTGACAAATTGGTCACACTGACAGAAGTTCCAAACTACTGAATCAATGAAGACAGAGCAATTACAGATCCTCCTGTGTTTGGTAAAAATAGCCCACACTGTTCTTCATCCCTAACTTTCTAAATTTACATTAATGATAATCTTGATTTGTAATTGTGCAGTTcaacagcctggagcagctgtgcatCAACTTCACCAATGAGAAACTGCAACAGTTCTTCAACCACCACATGTtcgtgctggagcaggaggagtaCAAGAAGGAGGGGATTGAATGGGAGTTCATTGACTTTGGCATGGACCTGGCTGCCTGCATTGAGCTCATTGAGAAGGTATTTCTGTAATTCACAATGTGAGGTTTTTCAGAAATgcataattttatatatatttctaaatgCAGCTTGAAATAGTAAATATGATAGTGCAGATACATCagtttgtattattttatatttactgaGCAGAACAATCCCTGAGAGCACTAATATTGTCCCAGTCAGGACGTTATTTCATCTCTGAGTCTTTCTGCCTTTTCACCTtgtcctctctccttccttgtACTTCTCGCAGCCCATGGGCATCTTCTCCATCCTGGAAGAGGAGTGCATGTTCCCCAAGGCAACTGACACCTCTTTCAAGAACAAGCTCTATGACCAGCACCTGGGCAAGTCCAACAACTTCCAGAAGCCCAAGCCTGGCAAAGGCAAGGCTGAGGCCCACTTCTCCCTGGTGCACTATGCTGGCACAGTGGACTACAACATCACTGGTTGGCTTGACAAGAACAAGGACCCTCTGAATGAAACTGTTGTGGGGCTGTACCAGAAGTCGTCTTTGAAGACTCTGGCTTTACTCTTTGcctctgctggaggagaggcaggTCAGTTCTATGACATTCATATTTCCATGTTTATTTAGTGACTCTACCAGCACTATGAATATCTGCTATTGTTCTTTTCTATGTTCCATTCTTATAATGACTggtatatatatgaaaaaactTTCTCTTTACaagttgtaaatatttttttttttctgttttccagaggctagtggtggtggtggtggtggtggcaaGAAGGGAGGCAAGAAGAAGGGTTCTTCTTTCCAGACTGTCTCAGCTCTTTTCAGGGTGAGTACAAAAATCATCCTCTCTACTTCTTTCCtgggttgttttatttgttgttaTATCTAGCTGCAATAACACCATTTAACTGCAGCTgttaacatttttctgtgtcaaGAATAATTGTTTGGTTATTCATAAATGACCTGACAGCAAGTCAGCTGGGGCCAGATCAGAAAGATGTATTTTGATCTCACCTTTCTTCAAATGCTAGAAAAAGAACTGAGGTCAGGCTATACACCAAAGTACAAACAATAAGAATATGGTTATTGCAAAGGAACTTCTTTTACTCAAAATTATACTTTTTGCTATGAACAACTGGTCACCATACTCCATAGTTTTTCTGGCTGAGTGGATATATCCCCCAGTCTTGTAAAAACACATTGCAAAGTTTTGTGACTTTCTCTGCTGCTCAAGGgtgaaagacagaagaaaactcACGTTAAAAAGCTGCAGTTTGGAATTACAAACCTGTTAATGTTTTATGAAACTTTTCTCACATCTGAAAGCGTAACTGAGTAGGTAATATTTGTCAATTAAAAACCTTTACTCATGAACCCACAGGAAAATCTGAACAAGCTGATGACCAATCTACGGAGCACTCACCCCCATTTTGTGCGCTGTATCATCCCCAATGAGTCTAAAACACCTGGTAAGAACCATGAGCAGAGACTAAAAATAGTGTGACAGCCATTTTTCTCTATGTTTTATCATGAATTGTCAAACAATTGTCTTATTGCTTAGGTGCCATGGAGCACGAGCTGGTGCTTCACCAGCTGCGCTGTAACGGCGTGCTGGAAGGGATCAGGATTTGCAGGAAGGGATTCCCCAGCAGAATCCTCTATGCTGATTTCAAACAAAGGTCAGTTTACTTTCTTATTTCCATTCTGTCTTTCCTGCTGATGTTTTACATCTATCACTTGAGGGTATTTTTTAACACTAGCTCTTTCTGGTTATAACTGGAAGAAAATTGAATGTTGGGGACTAACAAAAGGCAACATATATGgctagcaaaagaaaaattgttgaGAAATGAAGTGTCAGGTGTCCTCACTGACTGTGGAGGCATCTGAGTAtggaagcacagcagagctgcagaagccaATGATTACAAGACTAATAAATGCAGTTTAGGAATGGTAGCAGCAGGTTCAGGTAAAAATTACAAACTAAGAGTTCCTTGGCCACTGCATCAGCTGCAAGTTTCGGGGGAAGAGGCTTTTCTCCAATACAGAGAGTATGGGAAAGTGCCAATGTTCCTCTCAAGCAATTTTCTACAGCATAGCTTAGTAAAAGAATATGGATTGAACTGACAGAAAATCAATGTCATGATCATGGCAGGTCCCCTGAAGACTGAAAAAGTTTCCTTAATGTTGTTACCAGGTTAACACTTTACCAGAAGGGTATCTCtaaacaagggaaaaaattccaactTCCTCAGCCTGATTCTGCTGCAAACACTGCACTTAGTTTCAGtaaacagaatattctgaggACTTGACATTCTCTTCAGTTCTATTTCCTCTAATTCCACAGATACAAGGTGCTTAATGCCAGTGCCATCCCTGAGGGACAGTTCATCGATAGCAAGAAGGCTTCTGAGAAGCTCCTTGGGTCAATCGATGTGGACCACACCCAGTACAAATTTGGACACACCAAGGTACAAAtgctcccattccctgtgtccctgggcttTGCTCTACCTGACAGTGATGTGCTGCAACATTCTCTCTCTCAAGGTGTTCTTCAAAGCTGGGCTGCTGGGACTCCTGGAGGAGATGAGGGATGAGAAGCTGGCACAGCTCATCACCCGCACCCAGGCCAGATGCAGGGGCTACCTGATGAGAGTGGAGTACAGGAGAATGGTGGAACGGAGGTACACCTTCCTCTTCTTCAGCTAAAGTCACTCAGCTTGGGGGAAATCGTTGACACTCCTCAGGCTGAGAATATTCAtcatatattttaattctttctcaGGGAGTCCATCTTCTGCATCCAGTACAACATTCGTTCATTCATGAATGTCAAACACTGGCCATGGATGAAGCTGTTCTTCAAGATCAAGCCTTTGCTGAAGAGTGCTGAGTCTGAGAAGGAGATGGCCAACATGAAGGGGGAGTTTGAGAAAACCAAGGAAGAGCTTGCGAAGTCTGAGGCAAAGAGGAAGGAACTGGAGGAGAAAATGGCATCTCTaatgcaggagaaaaatgaCCTGCAGCTCCAAGTGCAATCTGTAAGTAACATGAGTGTATTTCTTCCAGGTACCCTCATAGCACATGCACAATAAAATTTcggagaaaatattttaatatgagTAATGGAAGGTAAAATCCAGACCACTCAGTGCTACCATTATAATATGAGGTTCTAGCTTGGGAATAACTTTTGAAGCATGTAAGCACATAGGTCTGTTTCTCCAGGTTCGCAATATAACATCCAACGTACTCACTGGAGATTGGTATTTACAGTTAGCAGAGTCTGCAGAGTGATTAATTTACCAACTTATGCTGGTTTCAATCAGTTGCCCAAATAAAAGAACTCTATGCCATTTTACATGACACATGTTATGTCACCTTTCTTTCTGCAACCACTATTCCAGGAGGACACAAAACCCCTCTGCATTATGTCACAGTCCCATAAGTACCTTTTAAGTCCATTGGGAGATCAAGGGATTGGTCAATATTTCCACATTACTTTGTGTCTTTAGATATTGCCTTCACagattcaaaataaaatcagattcaAATTGAAACCTCTGATTGAGCCTAAAATATATATCAAATTATCGCATCCatagaaaatttatttgaaGTCAGTCTTTCCTAGAATAGCttataaaaagataaagaaaagaaaattactacACATTTACATAAGGTACTTAACTTCTAGAGAAAGTAATGAAAACTCTTGAGAATAAAAGTATTACAGGGTATTATCATTTTAttcataagaaaaataagagagaatAATTGCTAAGAGTAAAAAATGAGATagaataaaaatctgttctgaTTTACAAGAGGCTGTCCAAAAGAATCACTTcctgaaatgaaacagaaaagaataattCCATGTTTCTTTTAATCAATGACAAATATAATTTCTCTATTCAGCTTTTGTGAACACTTGTGATTAGCAAACAAATCCATGTTTCCCTAATAGGAAGCTGATGCTTTGGCTGATGCTGAGGAAAGGTGTGACCAGCtcatcaaaaccaaaatccagCTGGAAGCCAAAATTAAGGAGGTGACTGAAAGGGCAGAGGATGAAGAGGAAATTAATGCTGAACTGACAGCCAAGAAGAGGAAACTGGAGGATGAATGTTCAGAGCTGAAGAAAGACATTGATGACCTTGAGCTAACACTGGCCaaggtggagaaggaaaaacatgcCACAGAAAACAAGGTATGAGGCAGAACCTGTCACTTGCACTCTGGAAAAGAGCCCTGTGCTATTACGGGACCTGTATAGCTACTTCCTTTATTTACATTTGATGCCTTCTTCCTAAAGGTGAAAAACCTGACTGAGGAGATGGCAGCCCTGGACGAGACCATTGCCAAGCtgacaaaagagaagaaagcccTCCAAGAGGCCCATCAGCAGACCCTGGATGacctgcaggcagaggaggacAAAGTCAATACTCTGACCAAATCCAAGACCAAACTGGAACAGCAAGTGGATGATGtaagcacacagagcaggaacaggacaggTATGGAGTCCTGGCTGGTAGAGCACTGATGGTCTTGTTGTGTTTAGCTGGAAGGGTCCCTGGAGCAAGAGAAGAAACTGCGCATGGACCTGGAGAGAGCTAAGAGGAAACTGGAAGGAGACCTGAAGCTGGCCCAGGACAGCATCATGGATTTGGAGAATgacaagcagcagctggatgagAAACTGAAGAAGTAAGTGTGGCTCTGGGGCACCTGAGTGTTGGGGGGCAGcacttgtcttttttctttgagCTCTAACATGGTTCTAACTTGGCCCAAAGGAAAGACTTTGAAATCAGCCAGATCCAGAGCAAAACTGAGGATGAACAAGCCCTGGGCATGCAACTGCAGAAGAAGATCAAGGAGCTGCAGGCAAGTGTCTGTTCCTTCCCCTGCCTtgctcaggctcagctcaggcaggaggagggcacAGGTGTGAAGGGTCCCTGCTGTTCTGCAGGCGCGtattgaggagctggaggaggaaattGAGGCAGAGCGAACCTCTCGCGCTAAAGCAGAGAAGCATCGGGCTGACCTGtccagggagctggaggagatcAGTGAGCGCCTGGAAGAGGCAGGAGGggccacagcagctcagatTGATATGAACAAGAAGCGTGAGGCAGAATTCCAGAAGATGCGCCGTGACCTGGAAGAGGCCACGCTGCAGCACGAAGCCACGGCTGCCGCCCTGCGCAAGAAGCACGCggacagcacagctgagctgggggagcagatCGACAACCTGCAACGTGTGAAACAgaagctggaaaaggagaagagtgAGCTAAAGATGGAGATTGATGACTTGGCCAGCAACATGGAGTCTGTCTCTAAAGCCAAGGTACACCAATATTTTACAGGCTCATTGACCCAGTGGGATACAACACAATTCTTGAACCTGGCCTTCTTCAGAGTGTGGATGGTTAACTCTTCACTTTCCATTTGCTGAAACACAGGCCAACCTGGAGAAGATGTGCCGCACACTGGAAGACCAGCTGAGTGAGATTAAGACCAAGGAAGAGGAGCATCAGCGCATGATCAATGACCTCAATGCTCAAAGAGCTCGTCTGCAGACAGAAGCAGGTGAGACACACATATCTACATGTGCAGATCAATAACATCTCAGAGATATTGCAAAAATGACGCTTCTGGGCATATGATCTGTCCAACACACTTTGTGACACATCTACTGGAAGTGTTTGAAATGGGATCATAAGTTTCAGCATGGACTGCAAACGGTCTGGTTTTACATCTCCAAATGTTAGCAGTGTCACAATCAATGGCATTAAAACTGTTGTGTATCTGCAAATTTTCTTAGGTGAATATTCACGCCAGGTGGAAGAGAAGGATGCTTTGGTTTCTCAGCTGTCAAGAGGCAAACAGGCTTTCACCCAACAGATTGAGGAACTCAAGAGGCATTTGGATGAAGAGATAAAGGTGAGAAGGCTTATTcctaaatatattaaatatgttAATCAACATGATGAAAGGGACAAAAGCAACCATTTAGATAACGGAGACTTTTCCCATTGGggcattgcttttttttccgTGTAGTCTATCCATTAATTCTTTTGCAAATTCAAAGATCTTTCTCATCACAGGTCTTTCTTAGATGTTCCTATTAAGGACATTTCCCAGgatatttcctttcattttgatactgtttttttttcccccaaggcCAAGAATGCCCTGGCCCATGCCCTGCAGTCTGCTCGCCATGACTGTGACTTGCTCCGGGAACAAtatgaggaggagcaggaggccaAGGGGGAGCTGCAGCGAGCCATGTCCAAGGCCAACAGCGAAGTGGCCCAGTGGAGAACCAAATACGAGACAGACGCGATTCAGCGCACGGAGGAGCTCGAGGAGGCCAAGTATGTGGGGAATGTTGAGAACACTAGCAGAGACTAAGATTGGACATTTGAGGATCCCACTTTACATTGTGATGAAGAAGTCAGTTTCCTCCTTCACATGGGGtcaaaaagagacaaaatatgaCAGAAAGCATGTACACAttgggaaaaagcagaaagatcCAGAGTAGCAGAGAGAGGCCAGCAGAGAGGGAACCGCTGCAGGATTGCTCCTGAATTCAGACATGGAAATAGAGTGGCTGTCTGGGAGAAGTCTTACACCTCGCTGTGAATAGGGGTCACAGAGTAGCAGGGGGCTAAATTTACTCTCGTGTAACACATGCTGCTTCATACCACAGGCTTACTTATGCTTTCCACTTTCCAGAAAGAAGCTGGCCCAGCGTCTGCAGGATGCAGAGGAACATGTTGAGGCTGTCAATGCCAAATGTGCCTCcctggaaaagacaaagcagaggTTGCAGAATGAAGTGGAGGACCTGATGATTGACGTGGAGAGATCCaatgctgcctgtgctgctcttgaTAAGAAGCAGAAGAACTTTGACAAGGTCTTTTGgcctccagcaccagcactcCTGGCCAGAGCATGCCCCCATGATGGCCACAACCCTACTCACAGCCTGTTTCTCTGCAGATCCTGGCAGAATGGAAGCAGAAGTATGAGGAAACACAAGCTGAGCTGGAGGCCTCCCAGAAGGAGTCTCGCTCTCTCAGCACAGAACTGTTCAAGATGAAGAATGCCTATGAGGAGTCCTTGGACCATCTGGAGACAATGAAGCGGGAGAACAAGAACTTGCAGCGTAAGTCCATGGCCCTCTGCTCCACACTGCCCTTTCTCACAAGCTTGTCTCTCTGCCACACTTAACGGCTCTGGGCCTGCAGGGATAAGAACATGCCTGGCCCCTTGATGCACCAGAGCCTTTCTCCATTCAGCTCTGTGCTTGACCATGCtgcttttcatctttccttGCAGAGGAGATTTCTGACCTCACGGAGCAGATTGCTGAGGGAGGAAAGGCGATTCATGAGCTGGAGAAAGTCAAGAAGCAGATTGAgcaggaaaaatctgaaatccaGGCTTCTCTGGAGGAAGCTGAGGTACATGACCATAATCACTGGTGTCTGCACTAAATAAATGAGGAAATAGGGCTGAAAAGGCCTGGATTATCCTCTATTCTGGCTGGGGAGTGCAGACAGCTGAGATTTCTGGTAACAGTTTGCAGTTCCCTAGAATGTAAGAAAAAGTCTAATCAATGTTGTCAATGTTTATGTCCACTTTTCCAGGCTTCCCTGGAACATGAAGAGGGGAAGATCCTGCGCCTGCAGCTTGAGCTCAACCAAGTCAAGGCTGAGATTGACAGGAAGATAGCAGAGAAAGATGAGGAGATTGACCAGATGAAGAGAAACCACCTGCGAGTTGTGGAGTCCATGCAGAGCACCCTGGATGCTGAGATCAGGAGCAGGAATGAAGCCCTGAGGCTGAAGAAGAAGATGGAGGGAGACCTGAATGAAATGGAGATCCAGCTGAGCCATGCCAACCGCCAGGCTGCAGAGGCACAAAAGAACCTGAGAAACACCCAGGCAGTGCTCAAGGTATGGCACAATTAAAGATTTTCTGTGTTCTGACACAGCtaagtttttttccttatgttatAATTCCTTCAGTTCTAAGTTGTTGGGGAAATAGGAAATATCAAAATAGAAGACACACACCTCCCAATATGTGGTATCTCTCTTTCCAGGATACCCAGCTGCACTTGGATGATGCTGTCAGAGCCCAGGATGACCTGAAGGAACAGGTGGCCATGGTGGAGCGCAGAGCAAACCTGCTGCAGGCTGAAGTTGAGGAGCTCcgggcagccctggagcagacAGAGCGGTCGAGGAAAATGGCTGAGCAGGAATTAATGGATGCCAGTGAGCGTGTGCAGCTACTCCATAGCCAGGTCTGTCtataaaaacagtatttataGTATTGCTCCAATTGTGTAAATTAACTTGAGTGGCTGAGCTGTAACagtattttattaaatgcaGTGGCTTTCACAGTAAATAGAAAGCAATAAGTGATAGATAATATTAAGACTGTTATTTCAGATGTAGATACAATATGAGTTTCACTAAACTACAGTATAGATACcttaatattaataaattcaGAGAAGTTGGTGAGGTTGTTACTCTTTTACGTGAGTTCAACACCTTTGACGTTTTCATTTGAGACTTTAAAGGCAAATGTAGCCTTACCATGAACAAAATAGGACCACACTAATTCTGTCATTAATGTAATTTAACAATGTCATTGTAAGTATTCTATTGAAGCATCTCAAAGTTTCATGGTCACTAGACTGTATATGATAAGGAaagtatatttttcatttttcagtctaAATTCCTTCTTTGTTATCTGAGAAACTGTGAGAGAAGACTTCATGGAGGATGCTCACAAAATACCAAAGCACAACATATATGATAAATTAATAGCTAAAACAGTAGATCTCTTAGAATCCAATATGACCTGATTGCACGATCTATATTAAATAAACCACTTATCCTGTACTTGATACGATACGCAaactaacaaaaacaaaatcatgttCATGCTCTTCAACAGAACACAAGCTTGATCAACACCAAGAAGAAGCTGGAAACAGACATTGCCCATATCCAGGGAGAAATGGAGGATACCATCCAGGAAGCCCGCAACGCTGAGGAGAAGGCCAAGAAGGCCATCACAGATGTGAGTTGGGTGCTCCTGGCATTGCTGATGGTGAATGTGCTCTGCCCAAAATATCTCCAACCCTAAAATGGCTTTGACCCTTTGCTCTGAC is part of the Catharus ustulatus isolate bCatUst1 chromosome 20, bCatUst1.pri.v2, whole genome shotgun sequence genome and encodes:
- the LOC117005185 gene encoding myosin-1B-like isoform X3, coding for MSSDAEMAIFGEAAPYLRKSEKERIEAQNKPFDAKSSVFVVHAKESYVKSTITSRESGKVTVKTEGGETLTVKEDQIFSMNPPKYDKIEDMAMMTHLHEPAVLYNLKERYAAWMIYTYSGLFCVTVNPYKWLPVYNPEVVLAYRGKKRQEAPPHIFSISDNAYQFMLTDRENQSILITGESGAGKTVNTKRVIQYFATIAASGDKKKEEQQPSGKMQGTLEDQIISANPLLEAFGNAKTVRNDNSSRFGKFIRIHFGATGKLASADIETYLLEKSRVTFQLKAERSYHIFYQIMSNKKPELIEMLLITTNPYDYQYVSQGEITVPSINDQEELMATDSAIDILGFTADEKTAIYKLTGAVMHYGNLKFKQKQREEQAEPDGTEVADKAAYLMGLNSADLLKALCYPRVKVGNEYVTKGQTVQQVYNSVGALAKAVFEKMFLWMVVRINQQLDTKQPRQYFIGVLDIAGFEIFDFNSLEQLCINFTNEKLQQFFNHHMFVLEQEEYKKEGIEWEFIDFGMDLAACIELIEKPMGIFSILEEECMFPKATDTSFKNKLYDQHLGKSNNFQKPKPGKGKAEAHFSLVHYAGTVDYNITGWLDKNKDPLNETVVGLYQKSSLKTLALLFASAGGEAGHGGGGGGGKKGGKKKGSSFQTVSALFRENLNKLMTNLRSTHPHFVRCIIPNESKTPGAMEHELVLHQLRCNGVLEGIRICRKGFPSRILYADFKQRYKVLNASAIPEGQFIDSKKASEKLLGSIDVDHTQYKFGHTKVFFKAGLLGLLEEMRDEKLAQLITRTQARCRGYLMRVEYRRMVERRESIFCIQYNIRSFMNVKHWPWMKLFFKIKPLLKSAESEKEMANMKGEFEKTKEELAKSEAKRKELEEKMASLMQEKNDLQLQVQSEADALADAEERCDQLIKTKIQLEAKIKEVTERAEDEEEINAELTAKKRKLEDECSELKKDIDDLELTLAKVEKEKHATENKVKNLTEEMAALDETIAKLTKEKKALQEAHQQTLDDLQAEEDKVNTLTKSKTKLEQQVDDLEGSLEQEKKLRMDLERAKRKLEGDLKLAQDSIMDLENDKQQLDEKLKKKDFEISQIQSKTEDEQALGMQLQKKIKELQARIEELEEEIEAERTSRAKAEKHRADLSRELEEISERLEEAGGATAAQIDMNKKREAEFQKMRRDLEEATLQHEATAAALRKKHADSTAELGEQIDNLQRVKQKLEKEKSELKMEIDDLASNMESVSKAKANLEKMCRTLEDQLSEIKTKEEEHQRMINDLNAQRARLQTEAGEYSRQVEEKDALVSQLSRGKQAFTQQIEELKRHLDEEIKAKNALAHALQSARHDCDLLREQYEEEQEAKGELQRAMSKANSEVAQWRTKYETDAIQRTEELEEAKKKLAQRLQDAEEHVEAVNAKCASLEKTKQRLQNEVEDLMIDVERSNAACAALDKKQKNFDKILAEWKQKYEETQAELEASQKESRSLSTELFKMKNAYEESLDHLETMKRENKNLQQEISDLTEQIAEGGKAIHELEKVKKQIEQEKSEIQASLEEAEASLEHEEGKILRLQLELNQVKAEIDRKIAEKDEEIDQMKRNHLRVVESMQSTLDAEIRSRNEALRLKKKMEGDLNEMEIQLSHANRQAAEAQKNLRNTQAVLKDTQLHLDDAVRAQDDLKEQVAMVERRANLLQAEVEELRAALEQTERSRKMAEQELMDASERVQLLHSQNTSLINTKKKLETDIAHIQGEMEDTIQEARNAEEKAKKAITDAAMMAEELKKEQDTSAHLERMKKNLDQTVKDLQHRLEEAEQLALKGGKKQIQKLEARVRELEGEVDAEQKRSAEAVKGVRKYERRVKELTYQSEEDRKNVLRLQDLVDKLQMKVKSYKRQAEEAEELSNVNLSKFRKIQHELEEAEERADIAESQVNKLRAKSREIHKKIEEEE